Below is a window of Spelaeicoccus albus DNA.
CGCCGCGCCTGCGCCCGCGCTCGACCCGCCGGTCGTCAGCTTCGGGTCGATCGGGCTGCGGGTAATGCCGTGCAGACTGGACACGCCCGATGAGAGCATCCCCCAGTCGGGCATGGTGGTCGACCCGACTATGACGCCGCCCGATTCCTCGATCCGGTCGGTGATCGGCGCGTTGGCGGCGGCCGGCGGCTGGTCGTTGCCGGCGTTGCCCGACGGCATGCCGACGCCGCGGCGGGCCACGTTCTCCTTCACCGTCACCGGCACGCCGTCCAGAACGCCGCGCGGCGTTCCGGCACGCCACCGATCGGCGCTGGCGAGGGCGTCGCGTCGGACGGCGTCCGGGTCGTGCACGTAGAACGCGTTGATGACGGGCTCGAACTCGCCGACTCGGGCCAGGACGGCGTCCGCGACCTCGACCGGAGACAAAGTTCCGGCAGCGTACCCGCCGGTCATGTCCGCTGCCGAGAGCCCGGCCAAATCGCGTTCATTCGTCATCGTGATCTCCTCCAGTGCTCGTGCAGGGGGTGCGATTCGTCATCTTACGACCCGGAAACCTCCGGCCGGGCCGGCCGGGTGAGATTGGGAGGGACCGCGCTGTCATGCGCGCCGGCGCAGCTGCGCCGTCACGCCGGCCCCGATGATGATCGCTGCCGCTGACACGGCGAGCACGCCGGCCGTGAGAAGCCCGGCCGTGAGCGCCACGCCCCAAAGGATCCCTCCGACCCAGAGCCCGCCGTCCACGGACAGGTTCCACACCACCGACGCCGGGCCGGAATCCAGCCGGCGCATCGCCACGTGCAACGTGACGGTTTGCACGATCCCGACTCCGAGACCGATGAGCAGTCCGGATGCGATCACGGCCGCCGAGCCGCCGACGAGAACCCCCACGACGCCGCCGGCCGCGAGCAGGACGGCGCCCGTCGTCGCCGCGCCGCCCGCTTCGACCTTGGCCTCCAATTCGCCGCCGATACCGCGCCCCAGCGCATTACCCGCTTGAACGGCGAAGACCACGACGGCGGCGCGTCCGTAGGCCGAGGCCAGCACCGGCAAGCTCGACAGTCCGTGCGACAGCACGACCACTGCCGCGAGCAGGAGAGACAGCACGAGCCACGGAGCATTGGCGACCAGTGACGGCCGAGTTCGCGGCTTCCTTTCCGTTCCCGACGAGGCTTGCGCATTAGTGGTGGATTCGCCGGATTCGCCCGAATTGTCGACGTTGTCGACGGACGGCCCGCTCGGGGTCCTGCCGACTCCGGCCGGGATCCCGAATGACAGACCTGCGGCGATGATCCCGGCCGCGAAGGCGCATATGCCGAACACGGGCGACGAGAAAGTGAGTGCGAGTTGCACTCCGGCAGGCGAGCCCAGCGCCGACGCGGCCATGGTGAAGAGCCCGTAGGTGCCCAGTGCCCGTCCCAACTTGGTCGGGGGCACCAGCAGCGCCACCCCCTGCGCGCCGGCCACGATGAGAACGCCGAAGCCCGCTCCCGTTGCGACGGCCCCGATGAGCAGCGTGGGGGTCGCTGCGGCCATGCCGGTCACGAGCGCGCCCGCCGCCAGCAGCAGGGCCGAGCCTGTCAGTACGTACCGGAGCGACAGCCGGCGTACCAGTGCCGGGGTGAAGACCTGCACGCCCATGACGAATGCCATCATGGTGCCGACGAACACGCTGCTCAGCCCGGGAGCGTCCGCGCGAGTGACCGGGATGAGGGAGTACAGCGTGAAAAAGATCGCCACGCTGACAGAGACAGTCGCCGTCAGCGACACTAATGCCGCCGGCGACCGTGACGAGGATCGGCGAGCGGGAAATTTCACCCGGCGAGGGCCTCCACGATGTGGGGGCGCAGCGCGCGGAACGCCTGTCCGCGATGGGACAGTCGGTTCTTTTCCGCCGGCTCGAGTTCGGCGGCCGTACGGCCGCCGGGGTCACCGTCGACGCGCAGGATCGGATCGTAACCGAATCCGTTCCGCCCGCGCGGTGAAAATTCCAGCGTGCCGGGGAAGTACCCGTGTTCGACGTGCTCGGCGCCGTCCGGAGTCACCAGGGCGGCCGCGCACACGAACCGGGCGGCCCGGTGGGCCTCGGGAACGTCGGACAGCTGGGCAAGCAGCAGTTCGAGATTCGCCAGATCGTCGCCGTGCGTGCCCGACCAGCGGGCAGAGAAGACACCGGGCGACCCGCCCAGCACGTCCACGGCCAGGCCCGAGTCGTCGGCGATCGACGGCAGCCCGGTGAACTCGGCGGTCGCCCTGGCCTTCAGCAATGCGTTCTCGGCGAACGTCACCCCGGTTTCGCGCACGTCCGGAACGTCGAGCTGCGCCGACGAGGCGACGTCCGGCGCACCGGCGTGCATCTCCAGGATGGCCCGCAACTCGACGAGCTTTCCTTCGTTGCGCGTTGCCAGCACGATCCGCGGAGCCCGGCCCGTCATGCCCGGGCGTCCTCGCTCAACGCGGCGTTCTGGATCTTTGTCAGGTCGGCGCCGCCGGCGACCGCCAGGTCGAGCAGCTTGTCGAGTTCGGCGCGGTTGAACGGCGCGCCTTCGGCGGTGCCCTGTACTTCGACGAAGTCGCCGGTGCCGGTCATCACAACGTTCATATCGGTTTCGGCGCGCACGTCTTCGACGTAGGCCAGGTCGAGCATCGGCGTCCCGTCAATCACGCCGACGCTGACTGCCGAGACCGATCCGGTCAGCGGGTTCGCGTTCTTTGGGATGTCGCCGGCGGCCTTGCCGGTGGCAACGGCGTCGGCAAGCGCCACATAGGCGCCCGTGATCGCCGCCGTGCGGGTGCCGCCGTCGGCCTGGAGCACATCGCAGTCAAGCACGATGGTGTTCTCGCCGAGGGCGTCCACGTCGACAATGGCGCGCAAGCTGCGGCCGACCAGCCGGGAGATCTCATGCGTGCGCCCGCCGATTTTTCCCTTGACGGACTCGCGGGAATTGCGCGTGTTCGTTGCGCGCGGCAACATCGCGTATTCGGCAGTCACCCAGCCCTTGCCGCTGCCCTTGCGCCAGCGCGGCACGCCGGCCGTGAACGAGGCGGCGCACAGGACTCGGGTGCGGCCGAATTCGACGAGCACGCTGCCTTCGGCGTGATCGAGCCAGTTGCGCGTGATGGTCACCTCGCGCAGCTGGTCGACGGCGCGCCCGTCGGCGCGGGACTGCGTCGGCTCTTGGTGGGTCTGCGATGTCATGAGACTCCTTCGGTTGTGTAGACGGCGCCGGTGGCGGCCAGGTCGATCGGGCCGGAAAAACGGCGCGCGGCCCCGGCGGACGTGCGCTGCGGGTCGTTCCAGGCCGGGATGTGGGTGAGGACGAGTCGGCGGGCGCCGGCGTCGGCGGCGACGCTGCCGGCGCGGTATCCGGTCATGTGGATGCCGCGCACTTCGTCACGGCCCTCGTGAAAGGCGGCCTCGCACAGCAACAGGTCGGCGCCGGCGGCCGCATCGCGCAACGCATCGCATTCGTCGGTGTCGCCGGAGTAGGCCACTACGTGCCCGGCGGCGTCCTCGAGCCGCAGGCCGTACGCTTCGACCGGGTGATCGACGAGGAACGGCGTCACACGCAACGGACCGACCCGGAATTCGGTGCGGTCGGACCAGTCCGTGAACGTGTAGACGGTGTTCAGATCGCTGCTGCCGGGTTCCTCGTGCCGGCCGGGAGCCGCGCCCGGGGCTGTGAAGTACGCGGCGCCGAGCCGCTCGGCCGCGCCGGGCGGCGCGTAAACGGGCAGCTTGCCCTGCCGCGCGCCGTCCGGGGCATACCTGGCGTACACGAACATGCCGGTGAGATCGAGGCAGTGATCCGGGTGCAGGTGGGTGAGCAGGACGGCGTCCAGCTCGTTCGGGTTCGCAAAGCGCTGCAATGCGCCGAGCGCGCCCGACCCGAAGTCAAGAGCGATGCGCCAGTTGCGTCCGGCCTCATCGGTCGTCTCGACGAGATAGCACGAGGCCGGCGACTCGGGGCCCGGATACGATCCGGCGCATCCGATGACTGTCAATTTCACGTGATGCTCACTCCTTAGGATGCGTTTCCGCGCAGGATCGGCAGCGATCCCGTTTCGGTATGTTCGATGGCCGGTACCACGGGGCCGAGGAACCGGCGGGCAAGCGTGTTGAATGCGTCCGGGTTTCCGGTGGTGAGGAACTGGTGATGCGGCGGCGGGTAGTCGTCGGGGCGTTCCAGATCCCGTTCGACAAGTGTGCGGTAGACGTCCTTGGCGGTTTCCTCGGCGCTCGAGACAAGCGTGACCGACTCCCCCATCACGTACGAGATGACGCCGGTCAGCAGCGGATAATGCGTACAGCCGAGCACGAGCGTGTCGATATCGGCCTCCCGGACGGAGCGCAGGTACTCGGAGGCCACGTCGAGCAGCTCCGGGCCGGACGTGATGCCGCGTTCGATGAATTCGACGAATCGCGGGCACGCCTGAAACGACAGCGTCAGCTGCGGCGCGGCGGCAAACGCGTCGTCGTACGCCCGCGAGGTGATTGTCGCCTGGGTGCCGATCACGCCGACCCTGCCGCTGCGGGTGGCCGCGACGGCGCGCCGGACGGCGGGACCGATCACCTCGACGACGGGGATCCCGGCCGGCGTGTACCGTTCCCGGGCGTCGCGCAAGGTCGCCGACGAGGCGGTGTTGCACGCGATGACGAGCATTTTCACGCCGTCCGCGACCATCTCGTCGAGCGCGCCCAACGTCAGGCGGCGCACGTCGGCGATCGTGCGCGGCCCGTACGGACTGTTGGCAGTGTCCCCGACGTAGCGGATCGCCTCGTGGGGCAGCTGGTCGAGCACCGCGCGGGCGACGGTCAGGCCGCCGACGCCGGAGTCGAAGATGCCGATCGGCGCGTCGGTCATTCCTCGTCGCCCTCGGGCAGGTCGCCCATCAGTGCGTTCGCGAGAGTCTCCTGCAACCAGGTGAGGAAGTCGTACACGTCGATCAGCATGTCCTGATGCCCCTCGCCGCCGTCCTCGTCGGTTTCGGCTTCGAGCCGTTCGAAGTCCTCTTCCGTTTTCACGCCGAGCCGTTCGGCAAGCACGAGACGCACATCGGTCAGCGCAACGAGCCAGGCCTCGGCCTCGGCGTCGGCCAGCGCGATCGGATCCGATCTGCCGACGGTGAGCAGCGCCGTTTGGAGTCCCGCGATCTTACGCTCGCGCAGGCCGCGTTCGGTGTAACGGCGGAACTCGTCGGCGTCCTCGTCGTCGGTGGTGGACCCGGGCGGCAGCAGCCGCGCCAGCGCCGGATCGGACGGTGTCCCGGCCGACTCGGTGATGCCGACCATTGCGGCCAGCGGGTCCTCGTTCTCGGCGACGGTGGGCTCGAGCAAGGCGATCGTGTCGGTGAAAATCGTCGTCAGAATGGTGCGCTCGCCCTTGGCGAGGTTCACGATGATGCCGCGCGACGTGCGGCGGAATGCTTTGGCCACCGGTTACCCTTCCGAATCCTCGCGCTGGAACGTCGCCCACAGGCCGTAGCCGTGCATGGCCTCGGTGTCGCGTTCCATTTCTTCGCGCGAGCCACTCGCAACTACCGATTTGCCGTCGTTGTGAACTTGGAGCATGAGCTTTTCGGCCTTGGACTTCGAGTAGCCGAAGTAGCTGCGGAAGACATAGCTGACATAACTCATCAGATTGACCGGGTCGTTCCACACCAGCGTGACCCACGGCACGTCGCGGCGGGTCAGCAGGGCAGTGCTCGAGGCGGTCTCTTCGGCGGCGTCCGGCACCGCCGACTCATGCGACGCGGTGACGATTCCGGCATGCGGCACCGGGGGCGCATGGACATCGTTGGTCATCAACACATAGTCCACTGTACGTAAGTGCGCCGTGTTTGACTCACCCCGTGTGGGCCGGCGTGAGCAGTTTCACTACGCTTAGCGGTGATGAATACTTACGGCTCCCCGTCGAATGTCGGGCCGGACGCCGGGCTGGATACCGGGCCGGACGCCGGGCCGTCGGCCGCGCAGCTCCGGACCGGCCGGCCCACGGGGCTTTATACCGACCAGTACGAGCTGACGATGCTCGAGGGCGCGTTGAAGTCGGGGGCGGCCGAGCGCCGCTCAATGTTCGAGGTCTTTGCGCGCAGCCTGCCGGACGGGCGCCGCTACGGCATTGTCGGCGGAACCGGCCGGTTCCTGGAGGCGCTGGCGAATTACCGCTTCGGCGACGACGAGCTGGCGTGGCTGCGCGAACACGATATCGTCGACGGTCCCACGCTCGATTGGCTCGCCGATTACCGGTTCGACGGCACGATCCACGGGTACGCCGAGGGCGAGGCGTTCTTCCCGGGATCGCCGATCCTCACTGTCGAGGCGTCGTTCGCCTCCGGCGTCGTCCTGGAAACTCTTGCACTGTCGATCTTGAACCACGACTCGGCGGTAGCGTCGGCGGCGTCCCGCATGACGTCGGCGGCGGCCGGACGGCCGTGCCTGGAGATGGGGTCCCGGCGCACCCACGAGGAGGCTGCCGTCGCGGCGGCCCGGGCCGCGGTGATCGGCGGATTCTTCGGCACCTCCAATATGGAAGCGGGGCGCCGGTACGGGCTGCGGACGCTGGGCACGTCGGCGCACGCGTTCACGCTGCTGCACGACACGGAGGAAGAGGCGTTTGCCGCGCAAGTGCGCTCGCACGGGCAATCGACGACCTTGCTCGTCGACACGTACGACGTTGCTCGCGGCGTGGAACGGGCAGTCCGGGTCGCCGGCGTCGGCCTCGGCGGCGTCCGGCTCGATTCGGGCGATCTGCTCACGCAAGCGCGCGACGTGCGGGCTCAGCTGGATTCGCTTGGTGCGACAAGCACGAAAATCACTGTCACCAGCGACCTGGACGAATACGCCATCGCCGGGCTGGCGGCCGCACCGGTTGATTCGTACGGCGTCGGCACGTCGCTGGTCACCGGATCGGGTTTCCCCACCGTCGGTCTTGTCTACAAGCTCGTCGCCCGGCAGAACGACGACGGCGACTGGGTGTCGGTGGCAAAGGCGTCGACGAACAAGGCGAGCGTCGGCGGGCGGAAATTCCCGATCCGCCGGATCGGCGACGACGGGCACGCCACCGACGAAGTCATCGGTGTGGGCTCGTACCCGGAGGTCACCGGCCGGACGCGCGACCTGCACGTACGGTTCGTCGACGACGGGCGCATCGACCCGGCGTACGTCGGGCCGGAGGCCGTGTCGGCCGCGACCTCTCGCCGGGCCGAGTCGGTCGGCGAATTGCCCGACACGGCACGCAAGCTGCAACGCGGCGAGCCTGCTATCGACACGGCGTTCGTGGCTGCGCGATGATGCACGTACCGAACGCGTAGTGCTGTGCGGCGATTGAGCTGCGCAGCCGCTGCCAAGGACAGCCGATGAGGAGAGCGAACCGACAATGACCGACACGAGAGCACTCGTCGTCGTCGACGTGCAAAACGACTTTTGCGAAGGCGGCGCGCTCGGCGTCGACGGGGGCAGCGGCGCAGCTGCCCGCATTGCCGAGCTTGTGGCCGGCGGCGGATACGACAGGGTTGCCGCAACGAAAGACTGGCACATCGATCCGGGCGCGCACTTTTCCGACGACCCGGATTATGTGACGTCGTGGCCGGTGCATTGCCGCGCCGGCACGCCGGGAGCCGATTTTCACGAAGCGCTGGCCGACGCGCGGTTCGACGCCGTGTTCCTGAAGGGCCAATATTCCGACGGATATTCCGGCTTCGACGCGGCCGCCGCGTCCGCCGACGTCGGCGGCCGGTGGGCCGAGGACGACGCGGCCCCAGCCGGCGCCGTCAATGCGGAGCCTGCCGATACCGGGCCTGCCGAAGCCGGCATCCCGCCGCTGGCCGGTTGGCTAGCGGGCGCCGATGTCGTCGACGTGGTCGGCCTGGCCACCGATCATTGCGTGCGGGCGACCGCGCTGGACGCCGTCCGGCACGACTTTCGCGTGCGGGTGCTGCTGCAGTATTGCGCGGGTGTCTCCCCGGCAACCATTGACGCCGCACTTGCCGAGCTGAAATCGGCCGGCGTCGAGCTCATCGACTGACGCTCACTCCCTCGCCGGCCCGCCAAGTGGCGGCGAATGGCTGCCCAAAGTGCAAAACGCCCACCATTGGCCGCCACTCGGTGGCGACAGAGCACCGATCGGTGCCGGCGAGGAAGTACGGGCTGCTACTTCTTGCCGACAAACCAGCCGCGCAGCCTGTCGATCCGACGCTGCACCTCGTCCACGCTGGCCTGGGCCACGGCCGGCCCGCCGCACAGGCGCCGCAAATCCGAGTGGATGACGCCGTGCGGCTGGCCGGAACGCCGCGCCCAGGCCGACACGAGCGATTGCAGTTGCGAGCGCTGTTCCTTCAAGGCCCGGTGGATGGCGACCGTATCCTCTTCCGGCTCGGGGGCCGGCTTCTTCTTGGCGCGCTTTGAGACCTGCTCGGCCTGCCTGGCCCGTAACAGCTCGGTCACCTGCTCGGGTTCGAGCAGACCGGGGATGCCCAGATAGTCCTGCTCGTCATCGCTGCCCACGGCGCCGCCGGCGCCGAATTCGCCGCCGTCGAACAGCACCTTGTCGAACGACGCCTGCGCATCGAGGGTCTCGAACGGCAGGGCCTCCTGCGTGGCGGACGCCCGCTCCTCTCGATTGGCCTCGGCAAGTGCGGCGTCTTCTTCGAAGAAGTCCTCGTCCGCGGCCGGCTTGTCGAGCGCATGGTCGCGTTCGAGTTCGAGCTGCCCGGCCATGGCCAGCAGTAACGGCACGCTCGGCAGGAAGATTGACGCGTTTTCACCGCGTTTTCGAGCGCGGACGAAACGCCCGACGGCCTGGGCAAAGAACAACGGCGTCGAGGTGGACGTCGCATAGACCCCGACCGACAACCGCGGCACGTCCACGCCCTCCGAGACCATGCGTACCGCGACCATCCATCGACGGTCGGATTCGGTGAACTTCTCGATCCGGTCGCTTGCCGCCTTTTCATCAGACAGCACGAGAGTGGCGGCCTCGCCGGTGATCTCCCGCAAAATCTTCGCGTATGCGCGCGCGGTTTCCTGATCGGTAGCAATGACCAGCCCGCCGGCGTCCGGAACTCCGCGCCGTACCTCCGTCAACCGGCGGTCGGCTGCCGCCAGCACCGAGGGGATCCACTCGCCCTTCGGGTCCAGCGCCGTGCGCCAGGCACCGGCCGTGATGTCCTTCGTCGTGGCTTCGCCGAGCCGAGCAGTCATCTCGTCGCCGACTTTGGTGCGCCATCGCATTTCGCCCGAGTACGCCATGAAGATGACGGGACGGACGACGCCGTCCTCGAGCGCGCGCCCGTAACCGTAGTTGTAGTCGGCGGTCGACGTGCGGATGCCCTCGTCGTCCGGCACGTATTCAACGAACGGGATTGCGGCAGTGTCCGATCGGAACGGAGTGCCGGTGAGCGACAGGCGCCGGGTCGCCGGCTCGAATGCTTCCCGGATTCCGTCGCCCCAGCTGAGCGCGTCGCCGCCGTGATGCACTTCGTCGAGAATGACGAGGGTGCGGCCGGCTTCGGTGCGCGCCCGGTGCAGAGCCGGTTTACTGGCCACCTGCGCGTAGGTGACGGCGACGCCGTGGAAGTGTTTGCCGTGCCGGCCGTCGCTGTTCTTGAAGTTCGGGTCGAGCCGGATGTTCACGCGCGCGGCCGCGTCCGCCCACTGCCGTTTGAGGTGCTCGGTCGGCGCCACCACCGTCACGCGTTCGACGGTGTGGCGCGCCAACAGCTCGGACGCCAGCCGGAGCGCGAAGGTAGTCTTACCGGCGCCCGGCGTTGCGACGGCCAGGAAGTCGCGGGGTTCGTCGGCGAAATACCGCGTGAGTGCCTCGGCCTGCCAAGCGCGGAGCTTGCTGGCCGTACCCCATGCTGCGCGTTCGGGAAATGCGGGAGGAAGGTTCTCTGCCGCCGACGTTCCGACGACGGGGGCCGACTCGGTCTCGGCGGAAAATGGCGCGGTGGAGTTGCTCAAACTGTTCTTTCCTGGTGCGAAGGGCCGGCGTTATTCGTCGTTGTTGTTCTTGTCGCCCTTGCCGGGAGGCATCCCTTCGTAAATCTCCTTGCACGCCGGGCAGATCGGGAACTTCTGCGGATCGCGACTGGGCACCCAGACCTTGCCGCAGAGGGCGATGACCGGGCTGCCGGTCACCATGGCCTCCATGATCTTGTCCTTCGGCGCGTAGTGCGAAAAGCGTTCGTGATCGCCGGGCTCGACCGTTTGCCGTTCTTCGGTCCGCTCGATAGTGGCGGCGCCGCCGGTCGCCGGGGCGCTGAACGGATCGGCCGGTGCACCCGGGTTCGTCGGAGATTCAGTCATGGCACCCATTCTAGACGCCCGGATGGTTTGATTCATCCGGGTGCATGCCGATATAGATCGACCACGCTTCGCCGTCCGGCTCGGGCGCGCGGGACGCGAACTCATCGAGAAGTTCGTGCAGTCGCGAGCGGAATTCCTCGCGGCCGGCCGGTCCGAGTTTGAGGCCCAGTCGGATCGACTGGAGGCTGTCGGCGTCCAGCTGTTCGATCTCGTCGAGAAACGTGTCCAAGATGAGCGTCGACGATCGCGTCGGTTTCGGGCCGCGGTGGCTCCAGGATTTGCCGGTGGCTCGATACGGGTACTCGGTGGAGCGCCGGGCGCCCAGCCTGGGCGGTTCGGCCCGCAGATACCCGTTGTCGACAAGCTTGCGCACGTGATGCAGCGTCGTGCCCGGGTTGAGTCCGAGCACGTCGGCGATCTCCTTGTTCGTGTGCGAATCGTGCAAACAGATCCGCAGGATGCGCAGGCGAACCGACGACGCCAACGCTTTCGCTTCCTCCTCGCCACGGTTCATACCCTCGACTATAAATGATTGACTTTTCTCAATTGCACGGAGCATACTCGCAATCATGTCATTGCGAGCGCCCCGCATCCGGTTCGGCCCGCTATGGCATCATGCGGACTTCATCCGCTTGTGGACCGGCGACACTCTGAGCCAGTTCGGCGCTCAAATCACGTCTTTGGCAATCCCGTTGTTGGCCGTGACGTCGCTGCAGGCCTCGACGTTCGAAGTCGGCATGCTGGAGACTTTGCAGAACTTGGCATTCCTGGTGATCGGGCTGCCGGCGGGCGCGTGGATCGATCGGCTCATTCAACGCCACGTCATGATCACTGCCGATCTGGTCCGGTTCGGTTTGCTCTTGTCGCTGCCGGTCGCCCACTTGTTCGATGTGCTGACGCTGTGGCATCTGTACGCAGTCGCGGTGATCTTCGGTATGGCTACCGTGTTCTTCGATGTGAGCTACCAAAGCTATCTGCCCGGGCTCGTGCCGCACGACAACTTGGTCGAGGGCAATTCCAAGCTGCAGGCCAGCCAATCGGTCGCACGCGTGGCCGGGCCCGGCGTCGGCGGCTTCATCATCGGCTGGCTGAGACCTGTCGGGGCCCTCTGGGCGTCGTCGTTCGGCTACCTGTGGTCGGCGTTCTGGGTGTGGCGGATCAAAGCCCGCCAGCCCGCACACGACCCGACAAACCGGCAAACTCTCGTTCACGACATCGGGGAGGGCTTGGGGTTCGTCTTCCGCCATCCGCTGCTGCGCGCCATCACCATGACGACGGGGATTTCGAACTTCTTCTCATCGATCGGATTCGCCGTCATGATGGTGTTCTTGGCGCGCACCCTCGGACTTCATGCGTCAATCATCGGCATCGTGTTCATGTTCGGCTCAATCGGCGGCTTGATCGGCGTCGCGCTGACCCAGCCGCTCGGCAAAGCGATCGGCCAGGGTCCGACCCTCTGGATCAGCACGGCGGTCTCGGGGCTGA
It encodes the following:
- a CDS encoding MFS transporter yields the protein MSLRAPRIRFGPLWHHADFIRLWTGDTLSQFGAQITSLAIPLLAVTSLQASTFEVGMLETLQNLAFLVIGLPAGAWIDRLIQRHVMITADLVRFGLLLSLPVAHLFDVLTLWHLYAVAVIFGMATVFFDVSYQSYLPGLVPHDNLVEGNSKLQASQSVARVAGPGVGGFIIGWLRPVGALWASSFGYLWSAFWVWRIKARQPAHDPTNRQTLVHDIGEGLGFVFRHPLLRAITMTTGISNFFSSIGFAVMMVFLARTLGLHASIIGIVFMFGSIGGLIGVALTQPLGKAIGQGPTLWISTAVSGLMLFVAPFIQADWTIWLFAAAFLVMDVAIVVYNITQVSFRQSLCPPHLLGRMNATIRFVVWGTMPLGSFAGALIGEHFGVRTALFVGAIGAAFSFLPIFFSRLRQMATLPTGESGAAGVEGIAESDVDTGDDAPSAP